DNA sequence from the Nesterenkonia lutea genome:
GATGCGCTGGCGGCGCTGAGCAAGTCCACACATTTCGACTTCCGGCTCGCCCGCTATGACATCGCCGGATCTCGTGCCCACGCGCGGGTGCTGCACCGCACCGGCCTGCTCGATGATGGTGAGCTTCGCGGGATGCTCCAAGCCCTTGATCAGCTCGAGGCCGACGTGCTCTCCGGGGCCTTCGTGCCCGCGGTCAGCGATGAGGATGTCCACGGCGCACTGGAGCGCGGACTGCTCCAGCGCGCCGGCGAGGACCTCGGCGGAAAGCTCCGAGCCGGACGCTCCCGCAATGACCAGATCGCGACCATGGGGCGGATGTTCCTGCGCGATCACGCCAGGGTCGTCGGTGCCGGGGTGCTGGGCACCATCGAATCATTGGTCGCTCAGGCTCAGGCGCACCCGCACGCCCCCATGCCCGGACGCACCCACCTGCAGCATGCCCAGCCGGTGCTGCTGAGCCATCATCTGCTGGCGCATGCCTGGGCGCTGCTGCGTGACCTGCAGCGCCTCATGGACTGGGATCGGCGGGCGGCCACCTCGCCGTATGGCTCTGGGGCACTCGCCGGGTCCTCGCTGGGCCTGGACCCGCAGCGGGTGGCCGAGGAGCTCGGTTTCGACCAGGCCGCGTGGAACTCCATCGACGGCACCGCGGCGCGGGATGTCTATGCCGAGTTCTCCTGGGTCAGCGCGATGATCGGGGTGGACCTCTCGCGGATCAGCGAGGAGATCATCTTCTGGGCCACCAAAGAGGCAGGATTCGTCACTCTCGATGACGCCTTCTCCACCGGCAGCTCGATTATGCCGCAGAAGAAGAACCCCGATGTGGCAGAGCTGGCCCGCGGCAAGTCGGGTCGGCTCATCGGTGACCTGACCGGACTGCTGGCCACGCTGAAGGGTCTGCCGCTGGCGTACAACCGCGACCTGCAGGAGGACAAGGAGCCGCTCTTCGACGCTGTGGACACTCTGGAGCTGCTGCTCCCGGCGGTCTCCGGGATGATCGCGACCCTGGTCTTCCACACGGACCGGATGGCCGAGCTGGCCCCGCGCGGCTTCGCCCTGGCCACCGACATCGCCGAATGGCTCGTCCGGCAGGGCGTGCCGTTCCGGGTGGCCCATGAGCTCTCGGGTGAGGCGGTGCGCGTCGCTGAATCCCGCGACGTCGAACTCTGGGACCTCACCGATGAGGAGCTGACGGGCATCTCAGCACTGCTGACCCCTGCCGTCCGAGAGGTGCTGACCACCTTCGGTTCGCTGAACTCGCGATCCTCCCGCGGCGGCACCGCCCCCTCGGCCGTGGCGGAACAGCTCGCCGAGCTGAAGTCGCAGCTGCAGACGGTCGAGGAGTTCCTCGCCTCGCCGGGCAGCAATGTCGGTCCCGACACCGTCAGCTGAGCGGTGTCGATTGATCCGTCGGTGCCGATCGCCCCGTCTGTGGCTTGTGCCCGTCTGTGACATGGGCCCGCTGAGGCTGCGCGCATGAGCCGGCGCCGAGCCGTCCTGGCCCTCACGGCCGGGGCGATTCTGTTCGTGAGTGCCGGCTGCTCCGCGCCGCGGGAGGCGCCTGCGCTGGAGTACCCGAGCGCACCGGACCAGCGCCTGCCCGAACCTGCGGAACCGGCCGAGGCCGCGGCGCCCTGGGAACACTGGGCACCGAGCGCCGGTCTCGCCGACGAGCAGTGGCTCGAGACCGTGGCAGAACGCACCGGCATCCCGCAGCGTGCCCTCGCGGCCTATGCCGGAGCGGCACTGCTGGTCTCGCAGACCCGTCCCGACTGCGGGCTGGGCTGGAACACGCTGGCGGGCATCGGTCAGGTCGAGTCTCAGCACGGAACCTACGGCGAGGCTCAGGTGGCATCCGACGGACAGGTCTCCCCCCGGATCATCGGGGTGCCGCTGGATGGTGCTCCCGGCCTGGCCGAGATCCCCGACACCGACGGCGGCAGCCTGGACGGCGACGCCGACTGGGACCGCGCCGTCGGGCCCATGCAGTTCATCCCGGGAACCTGGGCGCTCTACGCCCAGGACGGCAGCCGAAGCGGCGCCTCGGATCCGCACCAGTTCGACGACGCCGCGCTCACCGCCGCCGTATATCTCTGCGAAAGCGGCGGAGAGCTGAGCTCAGACCAGGGATGGGTGGACGCCGTCGTCGCCTATAACCAGTCCGTGGAATACGTCAACGATGTCGCGGCCCACGCGCAGGGCTACGTCAGCCCTGGTGAGCCTTCAGCTGGCAGTCGGTGACCGAGACCGAGGACTGAACCGGAGACCCGAGCCGGGTCCGCTTCTGCCATCATGGGCAGATGGATTCTGCGCGCCTGAATGCCCTCTTCGACGGCCACGCCACCGAGCTGGCGCCTGCGCTGCTGGGCTGTGAGCTCACCGTCAGCACGGCAGAGGGCTCGGTGCGCGTCCGGCTGACCGAGGTCGAGGCCTATGGGGACCAGGGCGAGGACCCGGGTGCACACAGCTACAACGGCAGGACAGCCCGCAACTCCTCGCTGTTCGGGCCTCCCCGGCACACCTACGTCTACCTCAACTACGGGATCCACCGCTGTCTGAACTTCGCATGTGACGCGGACGGAACGGCAGGCGGTGTCCTGCTGCGCGCCGCGGAGGTCCTGGAGGGCCGTGATCTTGCCGTGGAGCGTCGGGGCGGACGGGACACCGGGGCCAAGCTGCTCTCCGGCCCCGGCCGGCTGGGCCAGGGGCTGGGCATCACCCTGCCCATGGATGCCACCGCACTGAACATCATCGATGACTCCGGGTCCGGACTCGACGTGGAGGCCCTCGACCCCTCTCCGGCGCGCTTCACGCTGAGCCCGCCCGCGGCCGCGCTGCCGAGCGAGCAGGTCAGCCGCGGGCCGCGGGTCGGGGTCTCGGGAACCGGGGGCAGCAGACGGTACCTATGGCGCTACTGGATCGAGGCTGACGCCTCGGTCTCGGCCTACCGACCTGGGAAGAACGTTCCAGTCGAGCTCGGGTCCCGGGAAGATCAGCAGCCAGCCGGGAGGGCCAGCTGAGTTCCGGAGGGACTCGTCATCTTCGGTTCACTCGAATAGAGGTATGATTGATGGTCAGCAAATTCGCGACGGAGAGCTGCGCTGCTTGATGAGTGACTCACACCCCTCGGCCACGGCCGAGATCATGCCCGAAGACAATGACATCCCTGTGCCCGGCCTCGAGGCCGGAGTCGAGGAGGAGCGCGAGTACGTCGGTCTGCTCTACTCCCGGCTCGATGAGCTGCGCGCCGAGAAAGAGGCGCAGCTGGCCAAGGTGCGCAGTGTGGGCTCCACCGGCACCATGCAGAACGCCTCTGAACGGGATGCCTTCGCCGCGATGTATGAAGATCGCCTGGCGCAGCTCAACGCGGTGGATGACCGCCTGGTGTTCGGCCGGCTGGACCATGACTCCGGCGAGTGCCGCTACATCGGACGCATCGGACTGACTGCGGCGAACCATCAGCGACTGATGCTCGACTGGCGCGCCCCAGAGGCCGGCGTATTCTATCAGGCCACGGCCTTCGAGCGCCAGGGGGTGCGTCGTCGTCGCCATCTGCTGCTGAAGCGCCGCGAGGTCCACGGCGTGGAGGACGACGTCCTGGACGCCTCCATGCTGGAGGAGGGCAGCCACAACCATGGCGACGGCGCCCTGCTCGCCGCGCTGACCGCGCGGCGCACCGGACAGATGGGCGACATCGTCGCGACCATCCAGTCCGA
Encoded proteins:
- the argH gene encoding argininosuccinate lyase, with product MTPESVNAESPDSQSGRHGTNEGALWGGRFATGPADALAALSKSTHFDFRLARYDIAGSRAHARVLHRTGLLDDGELRGMLQALDQLEADVLSGAFVPAVSDEDVHGALERGLLQRAGEDLGGKLRAGRSRNDQIATMGRMFLRDHARVVGAGVLGTIESLVAQAQAHPHAPMPGRTHLQHAQPVLLSHHLLAHAWALLRDLQRLMDWDRRAATSPYGSGALAGSSLGLDPQRVAEELGFDQAAWNSIDGTAARDVYAEFSWVSAMIGVDLSRISEEIIFWATKEAGFVTLDDAFSTGSSIMPQKKNPDVAELARGKSGRLIGDLTGLLATLKGLPLAYNRDLQEDKEPLFDAVDTLELLLPAVSGMIATLVFHTDRMAELAPRGFALATDIAEWLVRQGVPFRVAHELSGEAVRVAESRDVELWDLTDEELTGISALLTPAVREVLTTFGSLNSRSSRGGTAPSAVAEQLAELKSQLQTVEEFLASPGSNVGPDTVS
- a CDS encoding lytic transglycosylase domain-containing protein, which gives rise to MSRRRAVLALTAGAILFVSAGCSAPREAPALEYPSAPDQRLPEPAEPAEAAAPWEHWAPSAGLADEQWLETVAERTGIPQRALAAYAGAALLVSQTRPDCGLGWNTLAGIGQVESQHGTYGEAQVASDGQVSPRIIGVPLDGAPGLAEIPDTDGGSLDGDADWDRAVGPMQFIPGTWALYAQDGSRSGASDPHQFDDAALTAAVYLCESGGELSSDQGWVDAVVAYNQSVEYVNDVAAHAQGYVSPGEPSAGSR
- a CDS encoding DNA-3-methyladenine glycosylase is translated as MDSARLNALFDGHATELAPALLGCELTVSTAEGSVRVRLTEVEAYGDQGEDPGAHSYNGRTARNSSLFGPPRHTYVYLNYGIHRCLNFACDADGTAGGVLLRAAEVLEGRDLAVERRGGRDTGAKLLSGPGRLGQGLGITLPMDATALNIIDDSGSGLDVEALDPSPARFTLSPPAAALPSEQVSRGPRVGVSGTGGSRRYLWRYWIEADASVSAYRPGKNVPVELGSREDQQPAGRAS